In Gracilibacillus salitolerans, the sequence TTGGGATGTGCTACTTTTACACAAAGACATCGAACAGTGGCGTCAGCCATTGATGATTATTTAAAGCCGTTTTTAGTTGGAAAAGACCCCGAACGTATTGAAGATATTTGGCAATCTTCAATGGTTAGTGCCTATTGGCGAAATGGCCCTGTTTTAAATAATGCAATTGCAGGAGTGGACATGGCGCTCTGGGATATTAAAGGGAAATTGGCTAACATGCCTGTATATCAGCTATTAGGAGGAAAATGTCGTGAAGCTGCTGCAGTATATCGACATACTGATGGACGAGATATGCAGGAAGTTGGAGAAAAAGTTTTAGAAATGAAGGAACAAGGATACCGGTATGTAAGATGTCAGCTTGGTGGATATGGTGGGAGAGGGCATCACATGCAATCGCCAGAGAATGCATTATCAGGCAAATACTATGATCCGGTTACCTACGCCAAAAGTGTTCCAAAGCTATTTGACTATCTACGGGCAAATATTAGTGAAGACTTAGAATTTATTCATGATATTCATGAGAGAGTTTCACCGATAGAAGCCGTTCGGATGGCCAAAGAATTAGAACAATATCGATTGTTTTATTTAGAAGACCCACTAGCTCCAGAACATTTAGAATGGTTCGAAACATTAAGAAATCATAGTGCTATCCCTATCGCGATGGGAGAACTATTTGTACATCCAAAAGAGTGGACATCATTAATTACGAATAGATTAATAGATTTCATTAGGTGCCATATTAGTGCAATTGGTGGAATCACCCCTGCGAGAAAACTAGCGATAATAGCAGATAATTTTGGTGTGAAAACAGCATGGCATGGTCCGAATGATATTTCTCCAGTTGGTCAAGCAGCGAATATCCACTTAGATTTGAGTAGTCCTAATTTCGGTATTCAAGAATGGAGTGCTGTAAATGACCAAATACGTGAAGTTTTCCCTGGGACGCCGGAAATTCGAGGTGGTTATGTGTATGTAACAGATAAACCAGGACTAGGAGTAGAAATTGATGAGGAAAAAGCAAGACAATACCCTTGTCATGATAACCTACCTGAATGGACGGTGTCTCGCATTACAGACGGCACTATCGTTCGACCGTAGAAGAAGTTTAAATCATATTTACTAACAAAATTCCTAAAGAGCAAGAATTATCCAGAGATGCTGTAATTACATTAACTATACAAGGTTTATTTATGCTTGGGACGACAATGTCCGAAATGTTTGGATTATTCATGTATGCGAAAACTAAAGTGGATGTGGAGAAAATCCGTAGAATCAATGAAGGTAAATCTTTGATTGATAGCAAAGGATGAATCAATTATGGCGAAACAACGAATTATCCATGCAAATATTGTGTTGGAAAAAGAAATATGGAAGAATGGATCGGTCTTAATAGATAATGGAACCATTATAGAGGTTAGTGATAACAATGATGTGTCAGAGAACGTAACGATAATAGATGCCAAGAATAAATTATTAATTCCTGGCATGGTGGATGTGCATATCCATGGGGCTAATGGATTTGATATGATGGATGGAACAACAGAGAGTGTTCAGGAAGTATCCAAGCAATGTGCCAAAACAGGGTGTACATCCTTTTTGGCTACGTCAGTAACTTCATCCCTGGATGCATTAGAAGAGATGATAGATTCAGTGAAAAAAGTGAAGGGACAAGAGCAAGGAGCAAGTATTGCAGGCATACATCTAGAGGGTCCTTACTTAAATGAAAAACGCAAAGGCATGCAAAATCAAAAATATTTAAGGGAACCAAACGTATCTGAAATCGATAAACTATTAGTCCGTGCGGAATCGTTCATTAAAATGGTAACCGTAGCTCCTGAGTTAGATGGTGGTTTAGAATTAGTCAAATATTTAGTGGAGAAAGAAGTAATCGTTGCGATTGCACATTCAGATGCAACGTATGAGGAAGCAAAGGAAGCATTTCAGCATGGAGCAAGTCATGTGACACATTGTTTTAATGCTATGTCTCCTATTCATCACCGTAAACCTGGAGTTGTGACTGCTGCTTTTGAACAAGAGCATGTGAGTTTACAAGCAATTGTAGATAATGTACATTTACACCCTGCAATAGTCCGGTTAATGCATCGAATAAAAGGCTCAGAAAAGTTAGTACTTATTACTGATGCGTTGCAAGCAATGGGGCTAGGGGATGGTCAGTATCATTTTGGAGGTCATCATGTAACAGTCAAAGACGGAATAGCAACATTAAGTGATGGCACACTGGCTTCTAGTACAGTCACCATGAACCAAGCACTTAAAAAAACCTTTGAAAATGGTGTACCACTTGTTGATGCGGTGAGAATGGCCGCTACAACTCCAGCAGAATTGCTGGGATTAATGCGTAAAGGAAAAATTGCAGAGGGTTATGATGCTGATTTAGTATTATTAGATGAAGATTTTCATGTAAGTAAAACGATGAAAGAAGGGCATATTATTTCATTGTAGGAAAAGAAAATTTGCGTAATGTCTAGCGCCCAGAAACAAGGCGACTTCACGAATCGCCCTACGATAAAGGAGACTTGCCGACTGGTGAAACCAGAGGCCTAGTCGCCCTTTCATCGACTAACTTCAGTCACGTCCTGTGACCAACGTCGATACTAGAACTTCCTGTTCGTCGTGGCCTTGGGCGAAAGTCATCATCGGCTCGCTTTTCTCAGTGCTTCCTTTATCTCAGTTGTAGGAATGATCGATTAAAGCCGTCACTTTGCGTGACAATATCGATCTACCCGTGTTGTACAGGCACAGTCGCTACCTTTCTAAGCGGGCGCTATGCGCTTTTCTTAATTTGAAAGGTATACCTGTCCATAATATGCTTATTAGGCTGCTATTCCCCAAATCTTAAGAGGGGGGATATGCAGCCTGATTTAGTTTCATCTATTGTTAAAAAATAAGCTTAGTGATCTAGAAGGAAGGATGGCATATACCACTTTATTATTTTATTCCTTTGATGGTATATAACCTCTTTTTAACACTCTGAAATGTCCTGGTGTGATACCTGTATTCTTTTTGAATACTTGATGAAAGTGTGTGTCGCTTTTGTAGCCAATTTGGCTTGCTATCTGTTCCATTGTGTAATTAGTCGAAGACAATAGATATTTAGCTACTTCCATCCGTCTGTAAATCAGGTATTGACCAGGTGACCAGCCAGTTTTTTGTTTGAACTGACGACATAAATGATGTGGGCTCAAATATACTTTTTTTGCTAACCTGTCCAATGTCCAATTTTCTTTATATCTTTGTTCAATCAACTTTTTCACAGTTAAAATTGAATTTTTGGAAGATGAATATTTTCTTTTATTGACACTGTTAGGTTGATGGTGAAATTGTTGAATAAGCCGTCCAATAAGTGCGGATAACAAGCCATTCGTAATAATGTTCGATTCTGGCAAATCACTCTGTATTTCATGGATGATTTGAAGTATAAGATGTTGAAAATCTGAAACCTCTTCTTCTAATTGTAGAATAGGTTTTTCTTTCTCATCAATAAGATGATTGTCAGGTAAACCTTTGATTTGTAAGGAACAAAAACCTAAAAACAAAGCTTTAAATGAACGATTTCTATCAATAAACTCCTGATGGGAAACATTTTTGTTGAAAATAAAGAGATTTCCTGTTTGTACGGTACATTGCTGACCTCCAATCCCTTTACACAATGTGGATTGTTTATAATTATGCTTCTTTTAGTCATTGATAAACTCCTTTCATAAGCAATAATCAATAGTCTCTCCGCATTTTTTATTCTTTTTTTAAAGTGTGCTTGTTATAACATTACTACTAGATATTCTTCATGGTAAGAATCTTGTATTTTTAGCCTAGGCTAAACACCATCAAAATTAAGGAGGAACGAAATGAATAATCAATCAAAATGGAGACTAGATTTTGCTACACAACTTCATTCCAAACTACGTCATTTTTCAGGGGTTCACGCTATACTTGTTGGAGGTTCTGTTGCACGAGGTTATTCCGATGTATATTCAGATCTGGAACTGATTCTATACTGGGATGAATATCCATGTGAGGATACAAAATATTCGATTATTAATGACTTAAACGCTAAATTTAGCTACCCTAAATTAGATCATGGGCATGAAAGTGCTTTACTGATAAACGGATTTCCTGTTGATCTTTGGCATAGAACGATTGCTGAAGAAGAAATAACGATGAACAAAGTTTTGCATGAATATAGTTTGGATCTGAATGCAAATAACACACTAGATACCATTAGAAATGGAATTCCGTTGTATGGAAAAAATCTTATGCAAAAGTGGAAGAAGGATGTGACAAAGTATCCCGAAGAACTTTCTATTCAATTTTTAGAAGAGTATCTCCCTCATTTCCATCTTCGTCAACTGAATTTTGCGGTACATCGTGATAATCCAACAGCAATATACGCGATGATTAGTGCTATTCAATCTAGCTTATTTTTGATACTACTTGCTTTAAATCAATCTTATTTTCCCACTTATAAATGGATATATAAGAGGCTATATGAATTAGCTTATGTACCAACACAGATTGAATCAAAATTAAGAAATATCTATAAACTAGAACCACTTGAAGCGCTAGAACAACTTCATAGCATACTTACAGAAACGTTAACTATGGTCGAAGAAATGTTTCCTCAAGTGAACACAGCATTTGCTAAATATGGATTAGACCAAAAAATACCAAAGCCATACTATCATGCACCATTATGATAGTTAGAAAAAGAAGGCAACGGCAAAAGGTCTGATATGTTTTGCCGTTGCGGTAATTAATCTCATTTACATAGTTCCTACCATAACTTACGATATTTTCAGTATGACAATACATTCCTTTCTCCAGTA encodes:
- a CDS encoding enolase C-terminal domain-like protein; this encodes MGRSITIKNVRTILTAPAGVNLVVVIVETNEPELYGLGCATFTQRHRTVASAIDDYLKPFLVGKDPERIEDIWQSSMVSAYWRNGPVLNNAIAGVDMALWDIKGKLANMPVYQLLGGKCREAAAVYRHTDGRDMQEVGEKVLEMKEQGYRYVRCQLGGYGGRGHHMQSPENALSGKYYDPVTYAKSVPKLFDYLRANISEDLEFIHDIHERVSPIEAVRMAKELEQYRLFYLEDPLAPEHLEWFETLRNHSAIPIAMGELFVHPKEWTSLITNRLIDFIRCHISAIGGITPARKLAIIADNFGVKTAWHGPNDISPVGQAANIHLDLSSPNFGIQEWSAVNDQIREVFPGTPEIRGGYVYVTDKPGLGVEIDEEKARQYPCHDNLPEWTVSRITDGTIVRP
- a CDS encoding nucleotidyltransferase domain-containing protein yields the protein MNNQSKWRLDFATQLHSKLRHFSGVHAILVGGSVARGYSDVYSDLELILYWDEYPCEDTKYSIINDLNAKFSYPKLDHGHESALLINGFPVDLWHRTIAEEEITMNKVLHEYSLDLNANNTLDTIRNGIPLYGKNLMQKWKKDVTKYPEELSIQFLEEYLPHFHLRQLNFAVHRDNPTAIYAMISAIQSSLFLILLALNQSYFPTYKWIYKRLYELAYVPTQIESKLRNIYKLEPLEALEQLHSILTETLTMVEEMFPQVNTAFAKYGLDQKIPKPYYHAPL
- the nagA gene encoding N-acetylglucosamine-6-phosphate deacetylase; amino-acid sequence: MAKQRIIHANIVLEKEIWKNGSVLIDNGTIIEVSDNNDVSENVTIIDAKNKLLIPGMVDVHIHGANGFDMMDGTTESVQEVSKQCAKTGCTSFLATSVTSSLDALEEMIDSVKKVKGQEQGASIAGIHLEGPYLNEKRKGMQNQKYLREPNVSEIDKLLVRAESFIKMVTVAPELDGGLELVKYLVEKEVIVAIAHSDATYEEAKEAFQHGASHVTHCFNAMSPIHHRKPGVVTAAFEQEHVSLQAIVDNVHLHPAIVRLMHRIKGSEKLVLITDALQAMGLGDGQYHFGGHHVTVKDGIATLSDGTLASSTVTMNQALKKTFENGVPLVDAVRMAATTPAELLGLMRKGKIAEGYDADLVLLDEDFHVSKTMKEGHIISL
- a CDS encoding AraC family transcriptional regulator, which codes for MCKGIGGQQCTVQTGNLFIFNKNVSHQEFIDRNRSFKALFLGFCSLQIKGLPDNHLIDEKEKPILQLEEEVSDFQHLILQIIHEIQSDLPESNIITNGLLSALIGRLIQQFHHQPNSVNKRKYSSSKNSILTVKKLIEQRYKENWTLDRLAKKVYLSPHHLCRQFKQKTGWSPGQYLIYRRMEVAKYLLSSTNYTMEQIASQIGYKSDTHFHQVFKKNTGITPGHFRVLKRGYIPSKE